The genomic stretch CACTTGTTCTTCGACCCGGAATCACTTTCTGTTTCCCTTTTCCAATCGGAGTTTCATATGGCTTACCACGGCTGTGTTGGCCCCTTCCTCTCTTCTCAGACAAGATCTTATAGTGTGCATTGTTGTCCTCTTCAAAGATTCTACAACTATCAATCAGATCCGCAAAGACGCGAATCTTTTGATATCCCACAATTTTCTTAATTTCCGGAcgcaatccattttcaaacttgatgcacttaGAGAATTCGGCATTGGCTCCATCATAGTGAGGATAGAACTTAGCCAATTcagtgaacttagcagcatactccgttACTGACAAGTTCCTTTGCTTCAACTCGAGGAATTCAACCTCTTTCTTTCCTCGCACATCTTCTGGATAATACTTCCTCGGAAATTCTCTACGAAACACTTCCCAAGTAATCTCCTCGCCCGCAGTTTCCAACCTTAGACGAGTGTCCACCCACCAATCATCGGCTTCACCTGACAGCTTATGAGTTCCATAACGGATCTTTTGCACAAGAGTGCAATCCAtcactctgaagattctttcaatctccttcaaccaatCCAAGGCTCCTTCATGATCATACCTACCCAGAAAAGTAGGCGGGTTCTCCCTCTGAAACGTCGCCAGACTACGAGACCCCACGTTCTCGTCAACATTTGGTGGGTTCTGGAACGCCTGAGTCATTGCCTGCATAGCTGCAGCAAGAGCCTCATCATTCCTCCCAGCGTTTCTTCCGACCATCTTACACTTCTTCTCACAACACAAACAAGGATTAGCAACAAATTAACAACACAAGGTCGTTAAACAACAAAAGACTCAACAACGTGGTCGgatggaccgacctgctctgatattactaatgtaacaccccaattctacccgtcgtaatttcaattaaaaatcagagtaaacaaatttcacacaaaattgAGGCATCACATATATCATTTCATCAACACTTAAACAAATTGCACAACACGGCGATTGCGCAAGGATCCACTTAGTCCTTGTTAAATAATAAACAACACTGTATATGGATTCACCTAGTCCATATAGCAGCAAGACACAAAACATCGCAACGGAAATCATTTAGATAATTAAGTTGAGTCGTACATCTACATATTCAAAAGAAAACAAGCAAACAAATGCCCATCACAACTATCATATACAACGATATACAAAAGGGCATTGTTACtatcaaaatcataaaaaacgTCCATTAACCCCTGAGTGTTACAATCCTAATCAGAGCAATGACGCCAAAAGTGTGCTACCACTATCCTCCTCTCAACGCGGAGCACCTGCACGTTACCAATATAAAGGTAACGGCCAACAACAAAAGGGTGAGATACTCAAATCATATAATCAAGATAATGATAAGCAATATATAAGTAAATTCGGAAAGTTAGAAATATTGTTACCACATCGCACAATCCTTCACTTGAATGCTTATGTATTTAATCATAAACAAAGTCAATAATCATCCACAACATCAATGTTACATCATAGCATCTCATCACTTTAACATTTCATCAATCCATCATAAAACATTACGATTCATCGCATCATCGCAAAATATCACCGCACATCATAAACTGTTACATAACAGCAATTATCACAAAATGCGGAAATAAACATAACCAACATATATGACTCAACTATGCAAATGCTATGCGGTACTGACTCGTCGCTTTGCCATCAAGGTCAAGGCTTTATGCCCACTTCGCTTTTGCCAAAAGGCCACGTCGCTATTGCCAAAAGGCCACGTCGCTTATGCAAATGTATGTGACTCCATGATAAATGATACACATACACCAAAATTATCATCGCATCAACATAACTCATCACAATGGCCGAAGCCCACGTCGCTATTGCCATTTAGGCCACGTCGCCATTCACATGCATAAAAGCATTCACACAACATCATCTTCACcaatattcatacatatgtttatatataaaacAAATGAGAATATTCATCACAATCAATTGTTTCATCATACAATCTCTTAGGTAATTCAACCTCATGCTATGTTTATTTACATCGCACACCTACACACTATAGTTAAGTGGTATTCCTCATTAATCAAATAGGCTTCCTACTATATCAATTATTAATCACTTTTCCAAAATAATCACTTATTAAAATAAGCCCTTATAATGGCCTATAAACATCAACAACATGTAGAAAATTTCATAAGCTTCGCAACGCTTCGAACGGAGACCAAAACGgagttacggttcaaaagttatgACTTTTTGAAGTTTACAAAAGAATTATGTTTTCAACTCAGTTGGCGCCGCGAAATCTCTTTCGTGCCGCGAATTTAGCAGGAAACATAGAAAATGCGTTTTTGACCGTTAAATaccttccggacctccgattacgattccgtaaaaagtctcATTCTCAGAATTCAACGAACTACAATATTTTCAATATTACAAAGTCATTCTAACCACAATTTAACTTTTatttcatcattctaaacatcatTCAATTAATTTCCAACACTTCCTAAATTCACGATTTGTGAAATTACTCATACTTTGATTCATCAACACAATAGCATATTTTTCACAACATACATCAACCCCAAACCATCAACAATAACACAACACACAATGTTATTTATCATTCTTCTAAACCTAACCCTAACATTTTGCAAAGAATTGATACATGTTCAATAATCACAAACAATCAACACTACATCGAGAAcacaaacaacattttcaaagcaaggaatccaaccacaacatcaaaacccaacaatatcctctaacaaccattacccacataaaacccatcattttcataattatagaaaatgataactcacacccttaccttagagatgatgattgaattactctatagtgttctagcaagcttgggttgatcaagatgatgcccttcttctccaatttcctcttcctcctccaaaccctaacttttctctcttttcttctcttttctcctccttctctctacTTCTTTCTATTTCTCTTCTTTCTCTTTCTATCTTATTTCTATTCTATTTCTATTCTATTTCTATTCCTTGTTTTAATTAAAGAAAAACTAACTAATGGGCTTAATTGTTACACCTCCCTTAATTACTATATACACCACTAGGCCCAATAGCTATTATACCACAATTCTCATAATTAAACTCTAATGATAAATTAACACACAATAAAATATTTTACCGAAAAAATTATAAATCAAACattacaaaaataataataataacactTAATAAAAATCGGGGCGTTACATTCTCAGCCTAAACGGACATTTCACATTCATACTATAAGTTCCCTCTGAGGATTTACTACTTTCAAATGTATTCTTCCTTTTATAATTTCCTCCTCTCTCTCAATTCAAAATCAATTTATCTTTCCTACCTCGCTGGTCATTTGCAGTATCAGAACGAATAGTCACAATTATAATATCATTAGGGATGTCAATGGGGCAAGAAATGTGCGGAGGATGTTTCACCACTCCCCACCCCGCCCCCCAATATCATGTTGTTTGCCAATATTTTGTGCACAGACTAATACTTTAGATTGGGACTCAAATATATGTCATTTACATCACACAAAAAGTATACTACCAATATCATTTAAGGgcaaaaaaatatttaatttaaatttgtTACATAGTAAAACATATTTTGTCCGTGGTGAAAAACTACGTAAAAATCGTTTCACGAATCTGTAGATGATCCCGCCGGCTCCGAACcacacaaataaaatatttttttaaatttctgCTCTGTtatcaaaattttcaaatataatCAAAATTTTCGATATATCGAAAATTTGAAAAATTCCGATAGTTTTTATTTGTCCCAagatattttgaaaattttcgGTATTGTATATAGAAAATTATTTAATTTTCGATATTTTTTACTAGATTTTCTCAAATTTGCGGTATAAATGCGTGAATTTTAAAAAATGTAAAAAATTGCGtatcaaaaatttcaaaataacttctttttaatatatttaaaaaagTGAAAATTAtagaagaaaaataaaatttaaaatgTAAATATTAACGAAAgtattttgaaaatattgaaaatttGGGGATGTCAGGCTTAACCGGGGTTGGCAGGGAAAAAAATCTCTTAGAAACAGACATAATTTCAATATTATTCAGAATCTGTATTCTCATTTTCGACAGTGATCATGAGAGACCTTCTGATAGAAATATGCACTTAGACACTTCCTTTCATACTTTGTTTTCAATAACTAGGAGTAAAAAAAATGTAATACGTTCTTTTATACATTTCAGTTTTCCATCTCAGCTTCTATTATGAAACATCTCATTCTTGATACACCAAAATAGCTTCTCTATGTTGCACATGAAGGATTCAAAAAATTACTAGTTGATTGCAAGAACAAAAAAGTAAATAAAACATCAATCTAAATTAATATTACTTGAACAACAACATAATCATCAGTACTCTAGTCTCTAAATATTATTCCAGAGGTAAATTAATCTAAAGGAGCATAAAACAAATTCAAAGGGACGACAGTCATTCATTAGATTCTCAGAAAACCAGTACTGCTCCTACTTCCTACAACTAGCTTTACAACATAACTTCTACAAATGATTCTCCGCCAAATAAGGGTCATGTAAATCTTCTTAGCTTGGAGCTAAATTATGCGGCTGAAAAAGTTGCTGAATCTGTTGCTGCAATGGTATCTGAAGATACTGCTGTTCATAAATCTGCTGCACCTGCGGCGGAACCAGTTGCTGAGGTGGAAGCTGTTGTTGCAGCGGCAGCTGTTCTGGAAACTGCTCTGgttggtgttgttgttgctgttgctgtgTTTCATCTCTTAATGGTGCTTTAAGGTCTAGAGTTGCCAGGATTTCTAATTCTTGAATTGCTGCAACTGCACTCACTGGACTTTGATGATCAAAATAAGGCTTAAGCACTTCAAGAGATTCCTTAACCTTTGATTGCTGTGAAGTAAACAAACAACAGAGCCATGAAATATAACATTTTTGAAACT from Lathyrus oleraceus cultivar Zhongwan6 chromosome 7, CAAS_Psat_ZW6_1.0, whole genome shotgun sequence encodes the following:
- the LOC127100437 gene encoding uncharacterized protein LOC127100437; the protein is MVGRNAGRNDEALAAAMQAMTQAFQNPPNVDENVGSRSLATFQRENPPTFLGRYDHEGALDWLKEIERIFRVMDCTLVQKIRYGTHKLSGEADDWWVDTRLRLETAGEEITWEVFRREFPRKYYPEDVRGKKEVEFLELKQRNLSVTEYAAKFTELAKFYPHYDGANAEFSKCIKFENGLRPEIKKIVGYQKIRVFADLIDSCRIFEEDNNAHYKILSEKRGRGQHSRGKPYETPIGKGKQKVIPGRRTSGGDASGNVICFKCGKPGHKSNVCRLGETRCFHCGMSGHAARDCKQKDVVCFNCGESGCNCGLAGGVQFP